CAGGGGGGCCGGGGTCAGTTCCTATACGATCTCTGCCCCCGACAAACCGCCGAGGCTGATTGATGCCCAGCCCTTCCTTCCGAAATTCACCTATCAGCGGGAACCGGATATCAGCTTGCTGAATGTGAGGGGTGAAACCTTCATCCATCACAGCCACCTGGGAGGTGCAGAGCATCTGGGTATCCGCCTTGCACCGACAGGCGTTCTGGATGGTTTCGAACCGATTTTTGCACGCAGCGGAATCGCTGAGCCCATTTCCGCGCTGGGTCAATACACCAGTCCGAATGGAAGTTTCCTGTATCTCGCTCATCAGGATGACCTCAAGATAACGGTGCATAAAATCGGCACCAAAGGGCAGCTTACCAAATCAGACAGCGTCTCCCTTCGATCCAGCAATGCTCCCCCAGGCAGTTCATTGGACAAAATCATCGAGACGCATGCCGGAGGCAACCGTTTCCTGGTGGCGATTTCAAAATCAGGCGATTTCATTTCAACGCATCGCGTCACCAATTCGGGCGATATTGCCCATACGGGATTGCATGTCAGCGCGATGGGAGCGGGTTACACGGTTCCCACCGATATCGAAGCGGTTCAGGTCGGGGGGCGCAGTTACGTCATTGTCGCCTCGGCGGGGTCCTCGACCCTGACGGTGTTTCGGCTGTTCGCCGACGGCAGGCTGAAACCAACCGACCATGTGCTTGACGAGGGATATACCAGCTTTCAAGCGATCACCGCGCTCGAGACCGTCAGGATCGATGGCCGTGCCTTCATTTTCACCGGTGGCGTGGATGATGGCATCAGCATTTTCACCCTGCAGCCCGATGGACGGCTTCTGCATCTGGAAACCCTTGCGGACAGGGATGACATGACCTTGGCGGATGTAAGCGACATCGAGGCCAGGGTCATTGAGAACAGGATTGCGCTTTTCGTCAGCTCGGCCAGCGAAACCGGCATCACACAACTCGTGTTCGATCCCGGCAAGATCGGCATGACCGGCTCGACATCGGCGGATCGTGCGACCGGAACCGCAGACAATGACCTTCTGATTGCCCGACCGGGTACCTCCATGATCTGGGGAGGGGAAGGCGATGACATTCTCATTGCAACAACCTCGAGCGTAAAAATGTTCGGCGGACCCGGTGCAGATATCTTCGTTCCGGCCAACACTAGCGGTCGAAACTTGATAAAGGGTTTCGAAGTCGGACTGGATCATCTGGACCTCAGCCAACTCGGCATGATCCGGAGTTTTCACCAGATCAAGTTCAAACCCCGCGCCGGTGGCATCAAACTGGAGTTTCAGGATGTCACCATCGATATTATCACCAATGACGGTACGACTCTTACCGAAGCGGATTTCTCGAACGACCTGTTTCCCATCGCTCACTATACCGCGCCCAAATTCGATGTGAGCGAAATCGATGTCGCTCTTCCTCCGACAACCGTCGGCCGGCATATTTTCGGCACAAGCAAGAACGACCGTCTGTCGGGCGCGAACGGCTCGGACATGCTCGTGGCACGTCACGGCAATGATGTTGTTTCAGGCGGTGCCGGGAACGACAGCTTGCATGGAGATGACGGTCACGACCGTTTGGCCGGTGGCTCCGGGAATGACCTCCTTCACGGTGGTTCCGGCGTGGATACGATCAAGGCAGGCAGAGGCAACGACAAGGGCATTGGCGGCTGGGGCAACGACACAGTTTACGGTGGAGCAGGCTACGACAGCCTGACAGGCTCGGATGGCCGCGACCATTTGCACGGCGACAGGGGAAATGATGAGCTGTTCGGAAATCGTCACAAGGATAGGCTGGCCGGCGGCTTGGGCAATGACACCCTATATGGCGGAGGTGACGATGACCTCCTGATCGGCGCCGAAGGGGATGACCATATCTGGGGCGGCGCAGGTAACGACAAACTGCACGGGAACCACCACAAGGACAAGCTGGTCGGCGGGCAGGGAAACGACACCCTTCATGGCGGAAGCGGCGATGACACGTTGATCGGCACCGAGGGTGTGAACCGGCTTTGGGGCATGAAAGGGCATGACCGGATCATCGGCGGAACCGGACGGGATCTTGTCGAAGCCGGGACTGGAAATGACGTCGTTGCCGGCAAGCA
This region of Paracoccus saliphilus genomic DNA includes:
- a CDS encoding calcium-binding protein, whose translation is MLTYHHVGTFGVTRKKWLSDISDLEILTIGGRTLLLATTEFRGAGVSSYTISAPDKPPRLIDAQPFLPKFTYQREPDISLLNVRGETFIHHSHLGGAEHLGIRLAPTGVLDGFEPIFARSGIAEPISALGQYTSPNGSFLYLAHQDDLKITVHKIGTKGQLTKSDSVSLRSSNAPPGSSLDKIIETHAGGNRFLVAISKSGDFISTHRVTNSGDIAHTGLHVSAMGAGYTVPTDIEAVQVGGRSYVIVASAGSSTLTVFRLFADGRLKPTDHVLDEGYTSFQAITALETVRIDGRAFIFTGGVDDGISIFTLQPDGRLLHLETLADRDDMTLADVSDIEARVIENRIALFVSSASETGITQLVFDPGKIGMTGSTSADRATGTADNDLLIARPGTSMIWGGEGDDILIATTSSVKMFGGPGADIFVPANTSGRNLIKGFEVGLDHLDLSQLGMIRSFHQIKFKPRAGGIKLEFQDVTIDIITNDGTTLTEADFSNDLFPIAHYTAPKFDVSEIDVALPPTTVGRHIFGTSKNDRLSGANGSDMLVARHGNDVVSGGAGNDSLHGDDGHDRLAGGSGNDLLHGGSGVDTIKAGRGNDKGIGGWGNDTVYGGAGYDSLTGSDGRDHLHGDRGNDELFGNRHKDRLAGGLGNDTLYGGGDDDLLIGAEGDDHIWGGAGNDKLHGNHHKDKLVGGQGNDTLHGGSGDDTLIGTEGVNRLWGMKGHDRIIGGTGRDLVEAGTGNDVVAGKQGADRITGHDGNDILHGNAGDDRIRGGKGNDKLWGNHHKDLLIGERGDDIINGGDGNDTLVGGLGADRLNGGVGRDVFRFNSFSASKVGAPDTISDFRPGWDDIDLSGLDLAYIGNKAFTSDRQLRWELRDKQTYVSVDLDGNGQADMAFTLTGRMRLTEDDFIF